CATGGCCCAATCTCCCCAGTGAGGGCAGCGTCATTGCCTACTACTGGTCAGAGTTCAGAATCCCCAGCCACCTGGTGGAGGAGTCCGAGCGCGCCATGGCCCAGGAGCATGCTGTCAAGCTGCCACCCCGCACCCGCACGCTGCACTCCTTCGTGCTGTCCTCAGTGGTGGCCTTCCGTGAGTTCTGGGCCACCAGGGGTGGGCGAACAGGGGGACTACGGCAGGGCAACTGCCGCCAACATGCCGGAAGAGGGGACGACATGCTGGCTGGCCCCTCCCTTAGCAGAATAAGGAAGCAGGAATGAGGAAATAGACCAGATCAGTAaatcctttttctccctcttgtgTTTCAGCCACTGACCCCAGGACAGTACAGAGCAACCGGGACAGTAAGTATCGTGCCCTCCTCCTACAGGAGGATTGGGATGTGGCCAGGGGCCCCTTTACTGAGGTATCCCCAAGAGTCACACGCTGGTGATAGCCAGCACATCCCTTTGCCTGTTCCAGGCCATGAGAAGCCCCTGCTCGATCTTCCTGAGTCCCGGACAGTTGGGGTGCTCGGAgaggccagccccaggccacccctccctgcaggaccctgggctgCCGACGCTGCCGGCTCTGCTCAGCTCTGTTGCACACCCTCTTGTGTCCCCCACAGACAGATGCAGATTCGCCCTGCACGCCCGAAGGGGGGAGCTGATTCGCTTCGCCACACCCGGCTTCCCTAATAGCCCCTACCCGGCTTCTGCCCGCTGCCAGTGGACGCTGCGGGGGGATGCCGACTCCGTGCTGAGCCTCACCTTCCAAAGCTTTGACGTCGCACCCTGTGACGACCGTGGCAATGACCGGGTCGTGGTGTATGACACCCTGAGCCCCGTGGAACCCCGCACGGTGGTGCGGTGAGTGTCTGGGGGAGTGGGATGGGCTGTGAGAACTTGGCAGCCACCTCTAGGGGCGGAGCCTCCGGGATGGGTCACAGTGCAGGTGGCAGACATGGAGTGTGACTGTCGGGCACAGGCCACCGCAAACCCGCAGGGGAGGCGCCGTCCTCAGCAGGAGCCTTGGCAGGGCCCTTGGAGGAGACTTGTCTGCCCTGGCCGGTGAGGAGGGCTCGCTGTTCCCTGGGCACCAGCTGGTGGGGCATTCTGCCTTCACCCGCGGAGGTGTGGCCTGCTGCTGTCCAGCACGGTTTTGTTGAGGCCGGCAGAGCAGGGGATGCCCGCCACTGGAGAAGATAGTTTTTTATCCACAGTTCCCACAAGGGGAGCCACCTGGGGTGACGAGGGGAAGCACCCAGGTCAGCCAGGGGCCAGAGGACACTGGCGGAACATGGGCGGTGTGGTGTTGTTGGAGAAAGGCAAGGCAAGGTGGGGCCTGTGGTTGAATAATCCGAGTGGACTCCTGGGCATAGGGCTGTCTCTCAGGGGCTGCCTGGGTGTGGGGTGAAGCGAGCACATGGTAGGTGGCCTGGGGTGTAAGAGCCGCAGGGAGCAGGTCTTTGAGCTGCTGTGAAAGGCTTGGCCTTGGGCGAGTCTACACCATCTCCAGGAATTGCCCAACCCTGGCAGGGCGGTCTCTCCAGAGTCAGCAAGGCCGGGATTTGCAGGGACTGGGAAATTGTGATGTTCCTGCCCAGGAGGCTGGATGTGAAGCATCAGAATCACAGGGACTGGGAAGGTGTAAGGTTCCTGCCAAAGAGGTTGGGGTGCGAGATGAGCGCcacccccagctgctgcccctcTGGATGGGGCCACCACCAGTCAAAGGCGCGGCTGGAGGGtgcactgcccctccccagctctgcctggctccctgTGCGCAGGCTTCTCGCGCTGCCATGGGAGTGAGCTGGGCAGACGGTCGTGATTAACAGCGGCCTGGCATTCGAGCCAAACCTCGGGACAGCCATCTGTTGCCACAGCTGAGCAGTCAGGACTGCTGTTTACACACTGTTTCTGTGCATGGTTTCTTTCtctaacctttttaaaaaagattttaattatttatttttagagaggggaaggaagggagaaagggagagaaacatcaatgtgtggttgcctcttgcatgcctcctactggggacttggcccacaacccaggcatatgccctgactggggattgaaccactaaccctttggttcacaggctggcactcagtccactgggccacaccagccagggctctaactTATTAATTGTACAGCAGATAAATATATCTCCTGAAAGGAAAAAGTGGGAAAACACGTACACAGAAGACAAGCGTCATTCATAATCTTACTGTCTGGAAGCGATCGCTGTTAGTTTCGTGGTGCACATTCTTCCAGACTTTTGCACTGTGTATATGTTTgtgattatatttaaatataggaTTATACAGCACCTTAGGTTTTGtgatctgctttttaaaaatgaagtatatagggtggggcaaaagtaggtttacacttgctTGTATGGACAACCACACAAAACTAATAAAtgataacacaagaataaactgtgcttcacatacaactgtaaacctgcttttgtcccACTCAGTGTGTGACGGTCTTTCCGAGTCACTCTGTCTCAAGGCGTCCTTTTCCACGGCTGCATGACGTGGTAGAGCTCAGAGGCAGCGGGACACGGTCACCGGCCGTGCGTGCTCTGGGGCCTGAGGCTGGGGTTCGAACTTCTGCCCTGGCGCTTGTTGACTGTGGAGTCGTGGGCATGTTGTTCCGTCTCTCCCGGCCTCAGTGCTCTTATCTCTAAATGGGGCGATTGTCTCTACTCCATGAAGTCAGCATGAAGCCACCTGAGTTGCCAGATAGAAAAGCATGTAGAATAGGGCCTGGCATGTTCTTATTAAGTGTTAGTTGTTCATGCTGTTGcttctattattgttattatttagcCTGTAGTCTATTTAACAAATCCTCTAATGTTAGGATGTCAATGTTTCTGGGGTCTTGCTGCTTTAAACAGTGACAGTCTTATAACTAAATCCTTAGGTGGCTGATGGTTTTGTGTGGAGTGGGGCTTTTGACCCCACCCTTTTGGGACCAGGaccagggtgaggggaggggtcCTTAGGCCCCTCTGCTTTGGTTCTGTTGGCTCTTGCTCACGCCCGGCCCTTTTGCCCCCACAGGCTTTGTGGCACCTACCCCCCCTCCTACAACCTgaccttcctctcctcccagaaCGTCCTGCTTGTCACACTGATCATCAACACTGAGCGGCGACACCCTGGCTTTGAAGCCGCGTTCTTCCAGCTGCCTAAGATGAGCAGTAAggagggccggggtggggcggAGAAGGGGACAGCAGTTAGTGGTTGGCCTGAGTCCAGGCAGACACGGACCAAACCCTGTGGTGAACTGGCCCAGGTCTGTGCCAGAGGTTTGAAGCTGAAGTCACAGGGCCACCTGCCCTTCACCCTCCCAAAAGCAGCCAGCACTCGCAGTTCCCAGCAACTGTCTGTGGAGCCTCCAGTGCCCgcctgcccacccagcccagtGCCCTCTGTCCCCATGCTCCgtctcctctttcctcttagGTTGTGGAGGCTATTTACGTGGAGCCCAAGGGACGTTCACCAGCCCCTACTATCCGGGTCACTACCCTCCTAACATCAACTGCACTTGGGACATCGAGGTAGGAGCTGCAGGGGAGGAGGCGGGAGGGGTcagggagatgggggagagaggggaggaggggtgggcagagggagatgAGCTTCTTGGCGACCCTGGAGAGGCTGCGGGTCAGAGCCCCACATGGGCAGGCTGTGAGGGCTGACCTGCTGCAGTGTCAGCAAACCCAGACTCGAGTCCCGGCTCCTCTGTGGCTGACTGCGGGCCCTTGGGCAGAGCCTCAGCTTGCTCCCGCGACTTGAGGGTGCAGGTGGCTGTGTCCCAGCCATGCGGCCGGGATGAGGTTGCAGTGTCTGTGGGCAGTGGAGAGAGCCCTTGCGGAAGGAGTCCTGCTGTCCatgactttttccttcctttgatgCGTCGGGAGAGCTCTCCAGCCTTCTATAGCCACATGACAGTGGCCCTTGCCTCTGCATCCAGACTTTCTTCCACGCGCCCCTGACCCTTGCTGCTCTGTGTGGCGTGTGTCGCCCACATGGCCTGGAGAAGAGCAACACAGCAGCCTTGCTCCCGGCCGCCTCTGACACTCTAGGTTTGGGAAATAGGGAAGGAGGTGGCAGAGACCAGCAGCATCTCTCTCTGCAGGTGCCCAACAACCGGAATGTCAAGGTGATCTTCAAAGTCTTCTACCTGCTGGAGCCCGGTGTGCCCCTGGGCTCATGCCCCAAGGACTACGTGGAGGTCAAcggggagaagtgagtgcctggggcaggggcccgCTGGGGCCCACTGGGGCGTGGGGGCTGGCCCACTGCTGGTGCCTTGGGGAGACTGCCCAAGCCCGAGGGTAGGTCACCTTCCTACTGTCGCCCCGCACTGTAGGTTTTGCGGCGAGAAGTCCCAGTTTGTGGTTGCCAGCCAGAGCAGCAAGATCACCGTGCGCTTGCATTCGGACCAGTCCTACACTGACACAGGCTTCTCGGCTGAGTACCAGTCCTACGACTCCCGTGACCGTGAGTGGCTCTCCGGAAGGAGGAGCGGGCTCGAGGGAGGGGCCCGGGGTGCGCTCTCTGTGCTGCATCTCCTCAGCATCGTGCTCTCTGGGTTCGAAGATACCGGGGAGGGTGATTGTACTTAGATGAGCAAGCCCCTTTGTTAAGTGACTAGGCTGCCTCTGCAGAGAAAGGGACAATAGCCTCCTCTCAGCTCCGTCATTGGCCTGATGACACCAGCTGTCAGACACCTTCCAACTTCAGAAGCTTGGAAGTGTGGTGATGCCATTAGACACAAAGTATTGAGCTGTGGCGCTGCCATTTCTGTGTTGCCCGTGGGGAGCCTGGCACTCAGGGGACATGGCTggctggggccccggggcagTAGAGCTGCTGAGTGCATGCCCAGCCATCCCCTCTCTACTTTGCCCAGAGCTTCCCTGGATTCCTGCACCGGCTCTAAGAATGCTGGTGCCCCGGCGCGGTGGGCCGGGAGGCCCTCACTGGGGAGCCAGGTGTGGCCCAGCTCCTCTCTGAGCAGGGCTGGCTGGCCCCTTTTGTCTTTCGTCCTCAGTGTGGCGGGGAGGTTGGCTCTGAGGGGGAGGCGAGGCAGGGAGCTAGCTGCGGGGGCAGAGACGGTGGCACGACTCCAggcctgccctctcccctgcagCGTGCCCGGGGAAGTTCACGTGTAACACGGGGCGCTGCATCAGGAACGAGCTGCGCTGCGATGGCTGGGCCGACTGCGCCGACTACAGCGACGAGCTCGACTGCCGTGAGTGGGGCCGTGCCCGCCGTCCTCTCCTGCCCTTGCCGTGCCCTGGCGCCTGCCAGCTGAGCCGACGTGGCGGGAGGCCATGCCCACCCCCTGTGCGGACATctagccccttcccctcctctgttgTTTGGAGCCTTGTCTCCTGTGGGCGGGCCGCAGATCGTTTCTGCTGGGCGGTCAGCTTCCTTAGCCAGTGACTCCGGGCAGCGAGtgatgggggaggctggggtCATGCATCCCCGCTGAGCCTTGCCAGCTGactgctgccctccccccccccccccccagaatgcAACGCCACCTACCAGTTCACCTGCAAGAACAAGTTCTGCAAGCCCCGCTACTGGGTCTGTGACAACGTGAACGACTGTGGGGACAACAGCGACGAGCTGGGCTGCAGTGAGTGCCCACGGGGGGCTGCCCAGCTCCCGCTCTCGGCGGCGGCGGCTTGGAGCCCTGCTGAGTGCTTTGTGCTTCCCAGGCTGTCCGCAGGAGACCTTCAAGTGTGGCAATGGGAAGTGCATCCCGAAGAGCCAGCAGTGTGACGGGCAGGACAGCTGTGGGGACGGGTCCGACGAGGCCACGTGTGACCGCGGTaaggcccggcccagccccccgCGCCTCAGGGGGCTTTCCTCCCCACTCGAGGGCGCAGCCCTGAGCAACCCACACGCAGCAGGTCCAAAGTTTAATAAACAAATCACCTTGCGGGATGTGTGGCGAGAAAGGCCCTCTGTAAGGGGAGATGCTTCCCGAAGGTGGAGAACCAGTGGCAGGGCTGGAAGGCGGGCCCGTGGCGGTGTGGCTGGGCGGGGCAGGCGGGAGCCAGGGTGTCGGTGGGCGGGTCTCCAGGCACAGGGCAGAGAGCCGCAGAGGGACTGattttctccccgccccctcctcgcGCAGTGAGTGTGGTCACCTGCACCAAGCACACCTATCGCTGCCAGAGCGGGCTCTGTGTGAGCAAGAGCAACCCCGAGTGTGACGGGGTGAAGGACTGCAGCGACGGCTCCGATGAGGAGAACTGCGGTGAGCAGGGCCCGGCAGTCGGGCACCCACGGAAGCGGGAATCTCGCAGCACCTCCCTCACCCATTTCTGCCCTGGTGCGAGGGCGCTGGCTGCCTGGAGGAAAGGGCGATGATGCTGATTTGTTGATTGGCACCGAGGCACTGCCCCGAGGGTGCGCTCTACGCCTTGAGGCAAAGCCCGGGGTAGACGGCCAGCCCCTGGTGCCTCTGGGGCGGGCTGTTGTCCCGGTGACGGTGCTGGGCTGGCCCCTGCTTTCAGACCCAGCCATGGCCAGGGGAGAAGGGCAAGCCCTGGCTTTTCCATCCTGCCCAGGGAGAGGGCACAGCCTAACAGAGCCCTTGCAGGGTTTCACCCCGCCCCATGCTCTGATTGCAGCCTCCTGGGTGTTTCAGAAGCACTGGCCCAGGTTGTACCTGAGCACGGCTGCGGCTGTTCTGTGCTTCGCATCACCCACCCACTGTTCTCTGCTAGAGCCCTTTCAGCATTCAACAAGGAAATCTAGGCAAATGACACCCTTAGTCAATCTAAGCAAACCAGCAGATGTCTGGAGGGCCCTGAATGCATTTGTGCAGGAGTGAGGACAGGGGAGTgtgagggagcaggggagaggggcccTGTGCAAGTCAGTGAGTCTGAGGCCCAGAGTTCCTTACTTGTAGGGGTCCCTCTTGGCACCACCATTCCAGCAGTACTGTGCCTGCTGCAAGGCGACCACCCCATTGGGGCTCTCGTGGGGCCTGGCATGGGGCCTTACCTCCACTCACTGTCCTTCCTTTGGGTTCTCTGTCCCTGCAGACTGCGGGCTGCGGCCGTTCAACAGGCAGTCTCGGGTGGTTGGAGGCAAGGATGCAGAAGAAGGCGAGTGGCCCTGGCAGGTGAGCCTCCACGCCCTGGGCCAGGGCCATCTGTGCGGGGCTTCCCTCATCTCTCCCACCTGGATGGTGTCTGCAGCGCACTGCTTCGAGGACGACAGAGGATTCAAGTGAGCCactgggtgggaagtggggggccTCCCCTGTGTATTTGGGGGCTGGAAAGGCCCTGTGTCTGTGGGTCCTGCCAAGGTGGGGTGGCATtgaggcagggccagggctgcaggggtctCAGACACCCCAGGATGGGGCTACTAACTCTCAGTCAAGCACCACCTCAGCGTCTTTCCTAACAACCCAGTTAGGCAGGTCTGCTTATGTCCGCATTTCACAGAAGCgcaggttcagagaggtgaggACATTTGCTCAAGGTTGCCTCATtattaagtggcagagctggcctCGGACCCAGTGAGTGGATCCCACAGTCTGCGTGGTTAATCACTGCGCTCAAGGGACCCCGGTGTTTGTTCAGATGGGCCTTGCAGTAGCAACGTGGCTCTGGCGTGCcaggtggccttgggcaggtaGTCACACTGCGTGGGCCCCCAGTTTTTCAGTGGTAATGAAGACAATGTGAgttgttcacttttttttaagattttatttgtttatttttagagagaggggaagggaaggagaaagagagagagagagagagaaatgtcgatgtgtggttgcctctcatgcttctcctactggggacctggcccgaaacccaggcatgtaccctgactaggaattgaaccagcaaccctttggttcacaggcctgtactcaatccactgagccacaccaggcaggccTGAGTTCTTTTCCTTAGAGTTGTGAGATGTAAATATGACAACCCAACTGAAACACTGAGCCCTgtgcctgcacacagtaggtgctcagtgcaTTGTAGCCTTAGGTCCAGGGCAGACTCCAGCCTGGCAGGGGAAGCTCACTAGGGGAGGACTGTGCTGGGGTCTCAGCAcgaggtgggggcaggtggcccagggctgggctctTTGTGTCTTAGCTCCAGCCCACTCAGGCCTGCTGGCAGTAGGCTCCAAGAGGGGACAGCTTGCTCCTGGACGAGGGGCCCAGGGAACAGACATTTGAGGGGAGAACCCACCTTGGGGTCTTCCTGCTGACACAATCCATGAGGGACCCTCCGGCCTCCCTGACACCCTATTGCAGGGAGGACAGAGTGGCCACAGGCTTTCAAGAGAGCTGGGGCCTGTGGCACTGTGTAGGCCTCAGGCATGGTGGTGGGGCCCTGTCAGATGGCCCGTGAGCACAGGTGAGGGAGGTGACGGCCAAGCCAAGGTCTGGAGGGCATGGGGTCGGTGCTGCTGTCCCGGGGGCCACAACCTGACtatcctttcttttcccattttgtcAACTTCACTCCAAGTCGATTCTGGGCAGAaatgattttccttcttttgggggtgatgggagCTTCCTTAGGaatgttttaaagtaaactttattTTGGAATATAGGTAAGCTGCCATATATCAGAATCCCTGTATGGCCCTTACCCACCTCCCCTTGCTGTCAACACTAGACGCCCCCGTGGTccatccctgcccacccacacccAGGCTCCCCTGGCTGAGCATCGGTGCCCACCCAGACGTCTCTCTGCTCCAAGAGCTGGGCCCGGCCATCGCTTTGCAGTCTGTGTCTGGGCTCCCTGGTCTCCTCTGGTCCGTGACAGCCTCTCCATCTGTCTGTGTTTGCTGTTCGTGACCTTGGCAGTGTGGAGGCCAGGTGTCCTGGAGAATGCCCCCCGTGTGGTTGGACTGGAGTTGGTCTCATGGTGAGACTGGGGTGACGAGGTCTTGGGGGCATCACATCACATCAGCAGGCAGATGACATCGCCGGTCCCTTTGATCTTGGTCATTCGGTGAAGAGCGTTTGCCAGCTCGCCCCCCTGGGAGTAACTGTTTCCCCCACTTTCCACATGTTTTTCAGTGGCTGTGAGTCAATTTGGAATTCTTCCGTAAGGAAGATTTGTCCCTCCCTCCGCTTTATTTAACTGTCTGCCCCTACTTCTGTGGACCCGGGTGTTTGTGTTTCGGGCTGTAACCCAATGCCTGTCTTTGCCTTCACTGCTCACGGGGTTTCAGGTTTGACTGCAGGAGCTTGCTGAGTGTGGCTCCCATGTCCCTTTGACACACCCCGTTCTTTTGTCTCTTTTGAGCCACTTTCTTGCATCCTGGCACTGCCGGCTGCCTTGGGCTCTCTTGTGCGTGCCCTGGCCCAGCCCTAGAATGAGCCTTTTCCCCAAGGGGCCATGGTAGCGGGGAGTGGTAATTAGAAACCAAGCTCTGGACACTCAGTGTCCTCGTTGTCACTGCCGTCACTGCCGTCCCGAGGCTCCAGGCCCCTTAGCTGGGCAAGCTAG
The genomic region above belongs to Phyllostomus discolor isolate MPI-MPIP mPhyDis1 chromosome 13, mPhyDis1.pri.v3, whole genome shotgun sequence and contains:
- the ST14 gene encoding suppressor of tumorigenicity 14 protein isoform X1, with protein sequence MKSNQGRKGGGGSKDLRAGLKYNSRLENMNGFEEGLEFLPVNNTKKVEKRGPRLWVVLVAVLVGILLLSLTAGLLVWHFKYRNTRVQKIFNGYLRITNENFMDAYENPNSTEFAELANKVKEALKLLYSRIPVLGPYHKESAVTAFSEGSVIAYYWSEFRIPSHLVEESERAMAQEHAVKLPPRTRTLHSFVLSSVVAFPTDPRTVQSNRDNRCRFALHARRGELIRFATPGFPNSPYPASARCQWTLRGDADSVLSLTFQSFDVAPCDDRGNDRVVVYDTLSPVEPRTVVRLCGTYPPSYNLTFLSSQNVLLVTLIINTERRHPGFEAAFFQLPKMSSCGGYLRGAQGTFTSPYYPGHYPPNINCTWDIEVPNNRNVKVIFKVFYLLEPGVPLGSCPKDYVEVNGEKFCGEKSQFVVASQSSKITVRLHSDQSYTDTGFSAEYQSYDSRDPCPGKFTCNTGRCIRNELRCDGWADCADYSDELDCQCNATYQFTCKNKFCKPRYWVCDNVNDCGDNSDELGCSCPQETFKCGNGKCIPKSQQCDGQDSCGDGSDEATCDRVSVVTCTKHTYRCQSGLCVSKSNPECDGVKDCSDGSDEENCDCGLRPFNRQSRVVGGKDAEEGEWPWQVSLHALGQGHLCGASLISPTWMVSAAHCFEDDRGFKYSDPTLWTAFLGLHDQSKRSAEGVQERGLKRIISHPSFNDFTYDYDIAVLELERPVEYSSTVRPICLPAATHVFPVGKAIWVTGWGHTYEGGTVVLVLQKGEIRVINQTTCEKLMPQQITPRMMCVGYLSGGVDACQGDSGGPLSSVEADGRIFQAGVVSWGEGCAQRDKPGVYTRIPVLRDWIKEQTGV
- the ST14 gene encoding suppressor of tumorigenicity 14 protein isoform X2, which produces MAWGRRSQNMNGFEEGLEFLPVNNTKKVEKRGPRLWVVLVAVLVGILLLSLTAGLLVWHFKYRNTRVQKIFNGYLRITNENFMDAYENPNSTEFAELANKVKEALKLLYSRIPVLGPYHKESAVTAFSEGSVIAYYWSEFRIPSHLVEESERAMAQEHAVKLPPRTRTLHSFVLSSVVAFPTDPRTVQSNRDNRCRFALHARRGELIRFATPGFPNSPYPASARCQWTLRGDADSVLSLTFQSFDVAPCDDRGNDRVVVYDTLSPVEPRTVVRLCGTYPPSYNLTFLSSQNVLLVTLIINTERRHPGFEAAFFQLPKMSSCGGYLRGAQGTFTSPYYPGHYPPNINCTWDIEVPNNRNVKVIFKVFYLLEPGVPLGSCPKDYVEVNGEKFCGEKSQFVVASQSSKITVRLHSDQSYTDTGFSAEYQSYDSRDPCPGKFTCNTGRCIRNELRCDGWADCADYSDELDCQCNATYQFTCKNKFCKPRYWVCDNVNDCGDNSDELGCSCPQETFKCGNGKCIPKSQQCDGQDSCGDGSDEATCDRVSVVTCTKHTYRCQSGLCVSKSNPECDGVKDCSDGSDEENCDCGLRPFNRQSRVVGGKDAEEGEWPWQVSLHALGQGHLCGASLISPTWMVSAAHCFEDDRGFKYSDPTLWTAFLGLHDQSKRSAEGVQERGLKRIISHPSFNDFTYDYDIAVLELERPVEYSSTVRPICLPAATHVFPVGKAIWVTGWGHTYEGGTVVLVLQKGEIRVINQTTCEKLMPQQITPRMMCVGYLSGGVDACQGDSGGPLSSVEADGRIFQAGVVSWGEGCAQRDKPGVYTRIPVLRDWIKEQTGV